AACACGCCGCCAACTCCTTCCTCGCCACCAAGATTTCTTTCGCCAACGCTCTGGCCAGGATCTGCGACCTCTCCGGCGCCAATGTCATGGAGGTCACGCGCGGGGTCGGTCTGGACAACCGCGTGGGCGAGAAGTTTCTCAACGCCGGCGTCGGCTACGGCGGGTCCTGTTTCCCCAAGGACGTTTCGGCGTTTATCGCCATTTCGGAAGAGTTGGGCTACAGCTTCGACCTTCTCAAGGAGGTTGAAAAGATCAACCAGGCTCAGACAGAGTATTTTCTGGACAAGGTCCGCAAGACTCTGTGGGTCCTGGAGGGAAAATGCATCGGGGTGCTGGGGCTGGCTTTCAAGCCCAACACCGACGACATGCGCAACGCGCCCGCCGTCCCGGTCATTAAAGCTCTTCTGGAAGAGGGCGCGAGGGTTAAGGCTTACGATCCCAAGGGGATGGAGAAAGCCCGCGAATATCTCCCGGACATCGAGTACTGCCCGAGCCCCTACGCCGTCGCCGAGGGCTGCGAGGCGTTGCTCGTCCTGACCGAATGGAACGAGTTCAAGGAAATGGATCTGGAGCGGCTCAAGGGTCTTCTCACCCATCCCACCATCATCGACGGCCGCAATATTTACGACCCGCAGAAGATGGCTCAGGCCGGATATACGTACGTCAGCATCGGACGTCCTCCCCGGGAAGGATGAGCCGGTGAACGTCCTGGTAACCGGCGGCGCCGGGTTCATCGGCTCCCACTTGGCCGAAGCCCTGGTCGCGGCGGGGCACCGGGTAAGGGTTCTGGACAACCTCTCCACCGGTTCCCTCGAAAACCTCTCCGGTGTCCGCTCCGCTCTTGATTTCCGGGAAGGCGACGTCCTCGATCCCGCCTCTGCCGCCGCCGCGGTCGAAGGCGTCGACGCGGTTCTGCACCAGGCCGCGCTACCCTCCGTCCCCCGCTCTTTCTCCGCTCCGGTGGAGACGACGGCCGTCAACTGCGGAGGGACCCTGAGCATGCTCGAAGCGTCCCGGCGTGCCGGCGTGTCCCGTTTCGTCTTCGCCTCCAGCTCCTCCGTCTACGGGGACGCCCCGGTCGCGGTCAAGGACGAGAGCCTGGAGCCGGCGCCGATAAGTCCCTATGCCGTCAGCAAGCTCAGCGGAGAAATATTCTGCCGCATCTACCGCAAGACGTATGGGATGGCGACGGTGGCCCTGCGTTACTTCAATATCTTCGGCCCCCGCCAGGATCCGGCCTCCCAGTATTCCGCCGTCATTCCCAAGTTCATCGCCGCCGTCAGGGAAGGGGAAAAGCCGTCGATTTACGGCGACGGTACCCAGTCGCGGGATTTCACCTTCGTCGAAAACGTGGTCGCCGCCAATCTGGCGGCCTTGAACGCTCCCGAAGAGGTGTGGGGAAGCGCCTGCAACATCGCCTGCGGGAACGAGGTCTCCCTTCTGGAGTTGCTCGACGAGCTTGGGAATCTGGCCGGGCGCCCCATCGATTTTCGCTTCGAGCCGCCCCGTCCCGGCGATGTTCTTCATTCCCGGGCCGATATCGGGCGCGCCCGCCGGCTCTTGGGGTACGTCCCCGCGGTAGAATTTAAGGAAGGCCTGCGCCGGACCTGGGATTTTTTCTCCCGGGGTGATTTCGGTCGAACCCTTGTTCAAGGAGATGACGATGAGTGTTCCCTTGCTTGATCTACAGGCTCAGTACCGGGAATACCGGGACTCGCTCGAGCCCGTCGTTCTGGAAGTGCTTCGCAGCGGGCGCTATATCAAAGGCCCTAAAGTCGACGAACTCGAAAAGGAACTGGCGGACTATTGCGGAACTTCCCGCGCCGTGGGCTGCGCTTCCGGGACCGACGCCATTCTTCTGGCCCTTATGGCCCTCGGCGTCGGGCCCGGTGACGAGGTTATCACCACCCCGTACACCTTCTTCGCCACCGGGGGGTGCATATCCCGCCTCGGAGCGAAGCCGGTCTTTATCGACATCGACCCCAGGACGTATAACCTGAACCCGGAATTGATCGAGCCCGCCGTGACTTCACGGACCAGGGCGATCATACCCGTGCACCTCTACGGGCAGTGCGCCGACATGGATCCGATCTTGGATACGGCCTCCCGTCACGGTATTCCGGTGATCGAGGATGCCGCCCAGGCGATCGGCGCCCGCTATCGGGGCCGTCGGGCCGGCTCCATGGGGGTGATGGGTTGTTTCAGTTTTTTCCCTTCCAAGAACCTGGGGTGCTGCGGGGACGGAGGCGTGATCACAACCGACGACGCCGGATTGGCGGAACGACTCGTCATCCTTCGCGAGCACGGCGCTCAGCCCAAATACTACCATCGGGTCATCGGCATCAACAGCAGGCTGGACGCCCTGCAGGCCGCGATCGTCCTGGTCAAGCTGCCCTACCTGGAGGCATGGCACGAAGGACGACGCCGCAATGCCGCATATTACGACCGGGAACTTGCCGGCCTTCCTTTGACGACCCCCTTCATTCTTCCCGGTTGCGAAAGCATCTATAACCAGTATGTCATCCGGACCGGGAAGCGCGACGCTCTGAAAAGCTTCCTCAAAGACCGGGGTATCGGCACCGAGATTTATTATCCGGTTCCGCTTCACCTCCAGGACTGTTATTCCGATCTGGGGTACGGGGAGCGATCTCTTCCCGAGGCCGAACGTGCCGCGGAAGAGACGCTGGCTCTTCCCATCTACCCGCAGCTCGTTCCGGAACAGCTGGACGAAGTCGTGAACGCGATCCGGGAATTTTTCGCCTGATGATCCCGCCCGGCGACAATCCGGTCAGGATTGCCCGGGACGCAAAAGCGTTTTTGCTGCAACTCGAGGAAGAGGGTCTGGAATGGGTGCCGAGTCGGCGCCGGGAGTCCTCCCGGCGCCGCAGCCGCAAGCTTGCTACCCCCTCTCTCCGGGACCGTTACCTGGAACTGCGCGACCGGGCCCGGGCCTGCGCCTCCTGTCGTTTGAGCGAAACCCGCCGGAACGTGGTTTTCGGCGAAGGAAAGATGGGGGAGGGGGTCTTCATTATCGGAGAAGGTCCAGGCGCCACGGAGGACGCGACCGGCCGGCCGTTCGTCGGCCGCGCCGGCGCGCTTCTGGACAAGATGCTGGCCGCCGTGGGGCTTTCCCGCCGGGACGTGTACATCACCAACATCGTCAAATGCCGCCCCCCGGGGAACCGCGACCCCAACCCTGATGAAATCATCGCCTGCTGGCCCCTGCTGGAAGCGCAGCTGGACCTGCTCCGGCCCCGGGTCGTCCTCGCCCTCGGCGCCCCGGCCGCCCGCACCCTTCTCGACACCAAGCGCGGTATCGGCAGCCTGCGGGGCCGTTTCCACGACTTCAACGGGATTCCCCTCCTGCCGATCTACCACCCCGCCTATATACTCCGCAGTTATACCGTGGAAAATCGGCGCAAGGTCATGGACGACCTCGAGCTGCTGCGGGCCTTTCTCGACAAACCGCGGGATTGATTTTTCTCCGGGCGCCCCGGGCTCCGGAGGGCGGATATACCCGCGCGGGCGGATGGGTTACAATCTTCGGAGAAGATGACGAAGACGGGCGCAGACAACCGTGATGACTCCCTGTTGGCGGACGTGTATCTGCCCCTGGGGCGCGGTCTGATCCTGACGTACCGGGTCCCTTCCGGCCGTGAAGGCCGGGCCGCGGTCGGCCGGGCCGTGGCCGCGGGGATCGGGCGCAGGGAATCCGGGGGATTTATCGTCGACCTTCGCCGGGGTATTCCGGAAACCGGGGCGCGGGATCTGATCGAAATCTCCGATGAAGCCGCGGTTTTCTCCAGGGATACGGTGACCCTGGCGAAACTGGTTTCCGAGTATTATCTCTGTTCGGTCCCCCGCGCCCTGGGAACCATGCTCCCCTCCTCCATCCGCCGCGGCCGCCGCTCTTCCACGGTGGCCGTGGCGGTCCCGGCGGTAAGCCGGGAGGAAGCCCTGGAAGCGGCGTTGAACCTGGAGGCCAGGGCTCCCCGTCAGGCGGCCGTGCTGCGGCGTTTGGCCGAATCCGGCGAAGCTTTGCCGGCCCCGGCCCTGCTGGAAGCCGCCGGAGGGGGATACGGAGCGCTCAAAGCCCTGGAAAAGAAAGGATTGATCCGGCTCGAAGCCCGGGAAAAAGATGATCCTTCCCCCAGCGAGCCGGTTCCGACCCGGCCCCTGCCCCTGACCGAGGAACAGACCGCCGCCTTCTCCGAGATCGAGGCGGCCCTCGCCGCCGACCGGTTCCGGGTTTTCCTTCTCCATGGGATCACGGGTTCGGGGAAAACCGAAATCTATCTTCAGGCCATCGGCCGCGTTCTCGCCCGGGGGCGCCGGGCCATGATCTTAGTCCCCGAAATATCGCTGACCCCCCAGACCGGCGAGCGGTTCCGCGCCCGGTTCGGGGAGGGGGTAGCGATCATGCACTCGGGGCTTTCGGACGGCGAGCGCCGCCGGCAGTGGCTTCGGGCCTGCCGGGGCGACGCCCGGATCGTTCTCGGACCTCGGTCGGCCGTGTTCGCCCCCCTCCCCGATCTTGGTCTGATCGTGGTCGACGAAGAACATGAAACTTCCTACAAACAGTCCGATGCCTCTCCTTACTACCACGCCCGCGACGTCGCCGTCCTCAGGGCCAAGGTGGCCGGGATTCCGGTCGTTCTGGGGTCGGCGACGCCGTCCCTGGAGAGCTACTACCGGGCCCGCGAAGGCACGTACCGGCTTCTCCGGCTGCGGACGCGCCCCTTGGAGAGCACTCTGCCGCGGGTAAGAATCGTGGACATGCGCCGGGAGAGGGAAGGGCGCCGTGGCGGCGGCCCTTTTTCCGACGGGCTTCTCCAGGCCATGGCCGCCTGTCTGAGCGAAGCGGGACAGTGCATCATCTTCATCAACCGGCGGGGGTACGACACCGCCGTGGTCTGCCGCGCCTGCGGACACGTCATCCGCTGTCGCCATTGTTCCGTAGCCTTGATCCACCACCGGCAGCGGCGGCGCCTGATCTGTCACCTCTGCGGTTTTTCGATCGTCCCGCCCGCCGTCTGCCCCCAGTGCGGCGCCGCCGACCTGGCCATGAAAGGGTTGGGAACGGAACGGGTGGAGGACCAGCTCGGGCGCTATTTCAAGGGAATCCCGGTGGAACGCATGGACACCGACACCGTCGGGGCTCGGGGCTCGCACCGGGAATACCTGGAACGTTTCCGCCGCGGAAAGACCAGGATATTGGTGGGCACCCAGATGATCGCCAAAGGGCTGGATTATCCCGGGGTGACTCTGGTCGGCGTGGTCTTCGCCGATACCGGTTTGAATTTGGCGGATTTCCGCGCTTCCGAATATACTTTTCAGCTTCTGACCCAGGTCGCGGGCCGCTCGGGCCGCCGGGAACGGCCGGGGGAAGTCGTCATCCAAACCTATGCCCCCTATCACCCGGCCCTTCTCGCCGCCGCCCGCCAGGATTATGAAGGGTTTTACGAGAAGGAGATCCGGTTCCGCGGAGAACTGGGATTCCCCCCGTTCACCCGCCTCGTCAGCCTCATGGTCCTTTCGCGCAATCCGAACCGCGCTCTGGTTCTGGCGGAGCGCGTAGCCGAACTGCTCCGGCCCCGGCTGCCCGGGGAAGTGGAGATGCTGGGGCCCTCTCCTCCGCCGATCGAGCGCGTGCGGGGCCGTTACCGCATCCAGCTTCTGCTGAAAACCCGGGAGATCCTCCCCGTCAATCGCGTGGTCGCGGAAGTGCTGAAGGACATCGAAGCGCCCCGGGACGTCCGGATCGAGGTCGACGTCGACCCCGTCTCCATGCTGTGAGGAGAGGGATTCAGGGGAGGGAAACTATTCGCCATGCATGCATGGATGGAAGCAGAGAGCAGAGAGTAGGGAGCAGAGAGGGTCCCAGAAAAAAAACCGGTCCCCTTAGGGTTCAGGGTTCGGGGTTCAGGAAGGGAGGAAGTCCACAGATGTACACAGATAGGGAAAGGTTTGTGGAGGAACAGAGGGCATGGGATATTTGAGGT
The window above is part of the bacterium genome. Proteins encoded here:
- a CDS encoding UDP-glucose/GDP-mannose dehydrogenase family protein, which codes for MKVCIIGTGYVGLVTGACLAELGNDVICVDNDESKIDMLNRSAIPIYEPGLREMVNNAREAGRLTFTTSIQDGVRAATVIFIAVSTPPKADGSADLSAVANVARTVAENLNGYKVVVDKSTVPVKTGEKVAETIKRYSDPEAEFDVVSNPEFLREGSAIYDTLNPDRIVIGTSSRRAADILIELYKPLEAPVIVTDINSAELIKHAANSFLATKISFANALARICDLSGANVMEVTRGVGLDNRVGEKFLNAGVGYGGSCFPKDVSAFIAISEELGYSFDLLKEVEKINQAQTEYFLDKVRKTLWVLEGKCIGVLGLAFKPNTDDMRNAPAVPVIKALLEEGARVKAYDPKGMEKAREYLPDIEYCPSPYAVAEGCEALLVLTEWNEFKEMDLERLKGLLTHPTIIDGRNIYDPQKMAQAGYTYVSIGRPPREG
- a CDS encoding NAD-dependent epimerase/dehydratase family protein, whose protein sequence is MNVLVTGGAGFIGSHLAEALVAAGHRVRVLDNLSTGSLENLSGVRSALDFREGDVLDPASAAAAVEGVDAVLHQAALPSVPRSFSAPVETTAVNCGGTLSMLEASRRAGVSRFVFASSSSVYGDAPVAVKDESLEPAPISPYAVSKLSGEIFCRIYRKTYGMATVALRYFNIFGPRQDPASQYSAVIPKFIAAVREGEKPSIYGDGTQSRDFTFVENVVAANLAALNAPEEVWGSACNIACGNEVSLLELLDELGNLAGRPIDFRFEPPRPGDVLHSRADIGRARRLLGYVPAVEFKEGLRRTWDFFSRGDFGRTLVQGDDDECSLA
- a CDS encoding DegT/DnrJ/EryC1/StrS family aminotransferase, which produces MSVPLLDLQAQYREYRDSLEPVVLEVLRSGRYIKGPKVDELEKELADYCGTSRAVGCASGTDAILLALMALGVGPGDEVITTPYTFFATGGCISRLGAKPVFIDIDPRTYNLNPELIEPAVTSRTRAIIPVHLYGQCADMDPILDTASRHGIPVIEDAAQAIGARYRGRRAGSMGVMGCFSFFPSKNLGCCGDGGVITTDDAGLAERLVILREHGAQPKYYHRVIGINSRLDALQAAIVLVKLPYLEAWHEGRRRNAAYYDRELAGLPLTTPFILPGCESIYNQYVIRTGKRDALKSFLKDRGIGTEIYYPVPLHLQDCYSDLGYGERSLPEAERAAEETLALPIYPQLVPEQLDEVVNAIREFFA
- a CDS encoding uracil-DNA glycosylase — its product is MIPPGDNPVRIARDAKAFLLQLEEEGLEWVPSRRRESSRRRSRKLATPSLRDRYLELRDRARACASCRLSETRRNVVFGEGKMGEGVFIIGEGPGATEDATGRPFVGRAGALLDKMLAAVGLSRRDVYITNIVKCRPPGNRDPNPDEIIACWPLLEAQLDLLRPRVVLALGAPAARTLLDTKRGIGSLRGRFHDFNGIPLLPIYHPAYILRSYTVENRRKVMDDLELLRAFLDKPRD
- the priA gene encoding primosomal protein N' encodes the protein MTKTGADNRDDSLLADVYLPLGRGLILTYRVPSGREGRAAVGRAVAAGIGRRESGGFIVDLRRGIPETGARDLIEISDEAAVFSRDTVTLAKLVSEYYLCSVPRALGTMLPSSIRRGRRSSTVAVAVPAVSREEALEAALNLEARAPRQAAVLRRLAESGEALPAPALLEAAGGGYGALKALEKKGLIRLEAREKDDPSPSEPVPTRPLPLTEEQTAAFSEIEAALAADRFRVFLLHGITGSGKTEIYLQAIGRVLARGRRAMILVPEISLTPQTGERFRARFGEGVAIMHSGLSDGERRRQWLRACRGDARIVLGPRSAVFAPLPDLGLIVVDEEHETSYKQSDASPYYHARDVAVLRAKVAGIPVVLGSATPSLESYYRAREGTYRLLRLRTRPLESTLPRVRIVDMRREREGRRGGGPFSDGLLQAMAACLSEAGQCIIFINRRGYDTAVVCRACGHVIRCRHCSVALIHHRQRRRLICHLCGFSIVPPAVCPQCGAADLAMKGLGTERVEDQLGRYFKGIPVERMDTDTVGARGSHREYLERFRRGKTRILVGTQMIAKGLDYPGVTLVGVVFADTGLNLADFRASEYTFQLLTQVAGRSGRRERPGEVVIQTYAPYHPALLAAARQDYEGFYEKEIRFRGELGFPPFTRLVSLMVLSRNPNRALVLAERVAELLRPRLPGEVEMLGPSPPPIERVRGRYRIQLLLKTREILPVNRVVAEVLKDIEAPRDVRIEVDVDPVSML